TCCTTGATTCCGATCCGGTCCGGCCGCATCTCAGAGCGGGAGGCGTCTCGGACCGTGGGAATGTTCGCGAGCATAATGAGGACAACTACTTCATCCCCGGTCGCGACGATGCTCGGGACAAGACCGGCGATTCCCACGAACTATCGAGCCTCTTCCTCGTGGCCGATGGGTGTGACGGCTGGGATGAGCCCGGGGGCGAGCAGGCCAGTTTGATGGCCGTCGAGAGGATCCCTCGCGAAATCGCCCGGCGTCTGCCGGCCGATGAGACCGATTCTCGCCTCGTCCAGGAAGCGATCCGCGAGGCCGTCGCCCAGGTCAATCAGGAGATCCTCGGCGGCTCCGAGGCCATCGGCTTGGGGACGACGATCGTCCTGGCCCTGTTTCGCCCGGATCAGGTGTACGTCACTGGTCTGGGCGACTCACGAGCCTACCGCCTCCGCGATGGGGAGCTGGAGCGTTTGACGACGGACCACACGCTGGGGTGGGCTTTGGCCAAGGCCGGCACGATCACGCCGGAGGAGCTGCCGAACCACAAGTTCAAGAACGTCCTGTACCTCCACCTGGGGAGCAAAGAGGCCCAGAACGGGCCCGAGGACATCCGTGTGATGGACGTCCAGCCGGGAGATCGCTTCCTCCTGGCGACCGACGGGCTTACCAACGTCGTCTCCGATCCGGAGATCGGTCGGATTCTGGGGACGGTCGACGACCCCCAGGCGGCGGCCGTCATGCTGAAGGATCTCGCCCTGACGAACGACTCGAAAGACAACGTCACCTGCCTGGTCGTTCACGTCCCAGCGCGATAGGGGCTCGGCACAGCGTTTCCATGTTCGCTCTTCGCGCCAGTCGAGCGGTTGACCGCCCGGATTCCCGACCATTACCAGGAGCCCTCCCATGGCCACGACGCGACCTGAGCGCGATTCGATGGGCGAGATGGAAGTGCCGGCCGACGCCTATTACGGAGCGCAGAGCGAGCGAGCCCGGCGCAACTTCGAGATCGGTTCGCTCAAATTCCCCCGCCCCTTTCTACGGGCGTTGGGGCTCATCAAGAAGAGTGCGGCGAAGGTTAACGTCGAGTTGGGTCTGCTGGACTCCCAACTCGGAACGCTGATCGAGCAGGCCGCGCAGGAGGTCGCCGACGGCCGTCGCGACGACCAGTTCCCGCTAGTAATCTTCCAGACGGGGAGCGGCACGTCCACGAACATGAACGCCAACGAGGTCATCGCCGGGCTGGCCAACGAGAAGGCGACCGGCCGTCGCGGGGGACGTTCGCCGGTCCACCCCAACGACGCCGTGAATTTGGGGCAGTCGTCGAATGACGTCATCCCGACGGCCATCCACGTCTCGGCGCGCGAGGAGATCGAGCGACGTTTGCTGCCCGCCCTGACCCGCCTGCGCAATGCACTGGCCGAACGCGCCGAGGCTTTCGACGGGATCGTCAAGATCGGTCGCACCCACCTGCAAGACGCGGTGCCGATCCGGCTGGGCCAGGAGTTCGCCGGCTACGCTTCCCAGATCGATCACGGGCTGCGGAGGCTGGCGACGGCGTCCGAGGCCCTGGCGGAGCTTCCCATCGGCGGCACGGCGTTGGGGACAGGCGTGAACACCCACGCAGAATTCCCGGCGCGAATGGCCGAGGCGATCGGCCGTGAGACCGGTCTCACGTTTCGCCCCGCCTCGAGCTTCTTCGAGGCGATGGCGGGGCGTGACGCCGTCGTCGAGGCCTCGGCGATGCTCCGCACGACGGCGGTGAGCCTGTCGAACATCGCCAACAACCTCCGGCTCCTGGGAAGCGGCCCGCGCTGCGGGATCGGCGAGATCAAGATCCCGGAGTTGCAGCCGGGAAGCTCGATTATGCCGGGAAAAGTCAACCCGGTGATTCCCGAAGCCGTCATGATGGTCGCCGCGCAGGTTGTCGGCAACGACGCAACGATCGCCTGGGCCAACGCGCTGGGGTCGAATTTCGACCTCAACGTCATGATGCCCGTCATGGCGTACAATCTGTTGGAGTCGATCGAGTTGATGACGGCCGCGGCCGAGCATCTCGTCGCCAAGTGCATCGACGCTCGCGAGTTCCTCTCGGGTCAGAAGGCCCACGGGACGACGCGCATGGAGGCCGACGAGGCTCGCTGCCGGGAGCACGTCGAGCGCAGTCTGGCGATGTGCACGGCGCTCGCGCCTCGAATCGGCTATGACAACGCCGCGGCCCTGGCGAAGACCGCCTACCGCGACGGGGCGACGATCCGGGAACTGGCTCACTCGATGGCGGGGCTCGATCCAGACGCCGTCGCCGGCAAACTCGGCGATCCGGCATCGGCCGAGGTACTCCGGAAACACGGGGGCTTTCCGTCGGCGGCCGAGATCGATCGGCTGCTCGACCCGATGAGTCAGACGGAACGCGGCATGGGGGGCGTTGGCGGCGGCGGGGGCTGATCATGTGGATTCGGGGAAACTCCTCTGGGCGGGCGGGGGGCTGATCGTGGAAAATTGGCGGCGGTGCGAATCACGCTGGCAAGAGGGCGACGTCTCATGAGCGATCTCCCCGATTTCGACCTCGACTGCGAGTGGCTCGACCCGTCGTCTACCGCCGAACCGCAGCCGCCCGCGGCAGCCGCCGCGCCGGTGGTCGACGAGCCCCCGACGGCCAAGCCGGCCGATCCCGTCGTGGTCATCCAATATCGAAACCGCGGCGTCTCGCCGATCCTGCTGTTTCCGATGACGCTGATCGCTTCCCTTGCGCTCTTCGCGGGCTACCACCATTTCTTCGTCCGGCCGATCTACACGCAGGACGGGGGCTTCGCCTTCGCCCGCGCCGCCGAGCCCGCCTCGCTCGCCGCTCCGGAACGCGATCCCGCGGTTGCGCAGGTTTCGACGACCTTGCCGATTCAGGTCGCGCCGGCGACCGTGCCGCTGTCGCTGGAAAGCCAGCCGCTCGGACCGATTGCGCCAGTGCTGCCGCCTCCCCTGACGCTCGAGGTTCAACCCGCCGGGCCCGTTGAAGCGCTCTCGCTGACGCCGTCCGTCGTCCAGTCGACTGAGACGCAGAAGCCTGAGCCCGCCGAAACACCCAAGGTCGATGCCGAGGATTCCAAGCCTCGGATCTCGATCGCCTCCACGGCCGTCGATCCCGTGAAGGAAGAGCCTCCGGCGCCAGAGGCCGACGCCATCCCCGCCGCGGATACCCCGACTCGCGAGCAGATGATGGAGCGGATTCGACAGGAAGCCGAGCTAAAGGAGTTGCAGCAGAGGGGCATGGAACAACGCCAGGCTGACGCCGCCGCCCAGTTCCATGCCGAGGACACTCAGCGGATTCAGGAGGAGCGGGTGTCTTTCCACAAGTCGCTGCAAGAGATCGTATCGGTCGGCGGTCGGGACGTCGGCAAGGCGATCGACGACCTCTGCGACAAGTACGGCCGCGGCTACAGCCAGGAGAAGAGGAACGAGGTCAAGGCCGTCATGGAGCGGGCCCACGGCAAGCGGTCCCGCCGGGAAGAGGTCGGGCTGCTCCGTTACATGGGCGTGCCCGAACCGGGTGTTCTCGATTACCTCTCGAACGAGGTCCATCGCACCTCTCTCCACAAGCGCAACGGCCCGCAGAATCCGGACGAGGTCCGTCTCTTCGCCGCGCGGCAGTTACTCCAGATCGGCCCGGATGCCCCCCCGCCGCGCGTGACCGGCGACACCCCTCAGCCTCAGGTGAACCGCTCCGTGCCGATGCGTCGCGGACGCTAATCTCGTAGATCGTCGAAATTGATCCAGGACGAAGCCTTCACCGGACCAGGGAAGACTCCCATGCATCGTTTCGCCTTCGCGGCGTCGTTGATCTCCGCCATCGCCTTCGGTTGTGTCGTCTCAGCAGAGGACAACCCGGACGTCAAGGCGGGAACCGGGCTCCTGAAAGAAGGCGACGACCTTGCCGACAAGGGACAGCCCAACGAGGCCCAGATCCGTTACAAGGAGGCCTTCGAGAAGATCCTCCCAAAACTTCGCGGAATCCCCTTCCGCCACGAGGTCAAGCGCGACGTCACCAAGCGCGAGAAGATGCAGGAGATGCTCCTCAAGGAGTTCGAGGCGGACATGACCCCCGCCGAGTTCGAGGCCCAGGAGAAAACCTACAAGGCCTTCGGCATGATCCCGGCGGACATGGATCTGAAGAAACTCCTCGTCGACGTCTACTCTGAGGAGATCGCCGCTTACTACGATCCCAAGACCAAGACGATGTACATGATTGAGGAGCCTGAGGAGCAGCGGAACAAGCCCCCCACGTTCCTGGAGAAGTTCCTCGGCAAGACGGGAGGGTTCGACAAGGACGAGAACAAGACGGTCATCGCCCACGAGATGACCCACGCCCTCTCCGACCAGCACTTCGATCTGGACGCCCTGCACGAGGCCTCGAAGAAGAACGACGACCATTCGATGGCGGTCTCCGCACTCATCGAAGGCGAGGCGACGCTCGCCATGATGGCCGCCGGCCAGGATGACTGGGACGGGAGCCAGATCGTCAAGACTCCCGCCGAGGCGCTGGGCCGCACCATGGAGTTCATGGCGCCGTTTCTGACCTCCCTGGGTGGCGGCAAGTCGCTGAAGAACGCTCCGCCGATCATCTCGGATTCGATGCTCTTCCCCTATCTCCGCGGCCTGGTCTACTGCGCCCGCCTCGCCAACGACGACGGCTGGAAGGGGATCGACGCCGCCTACCTCGATCCGCCGCTCTCGACCGAGCAGATCCTCCATCCCTCGAAGTATCGGGCCAAGCCGGATTACCCCACTCTCGTCGACCTGGGGGCGATTTCCCCGGGTGATGGCTGGAAGGAGATCGCCCGCAACGTGATGGGTGAAATGCAGACGGCCGTCATGCTCAAGCGCCACGGGGGCGGGCCCGCCGCCGCCGGCTGGGACGGCGACCGTTACGCCGTCTTCGAAGGCCCCGACGCAAAGCTGGGCCTCGTCTGGATGACGACCTGGGACAGCGAGGATGACGCCCAGCAATTCGCCGAGGCCTACGCCCGATACCAGACCTCGCGCATGGGGGACAAGAAGTTCCAGCCGGTGGAAGTCCCGCGCTCGCTCTGGAGGGCGGTCGACGACGTGACGTGGATCGTGGACCGTCGGGGCTCTGACGTGGTCGTCGTGGAAGGTTTCCCGCCGTCGACCTCGTCTCCCCTGGTGGAATCCGCCTTCAAATCGGCGAAAACGGAGATGAAACCGACGCCCAGGGAACCGAAGCCGGCCGTTCCGGAACCTGCCCACTAGACCGACCGGTAGAATGAAGTCAAAGTCAGAATCTCACGGCGTCGCCGCGCGGCGACGCCTGCGCCTGTCCCGACTTCAACCCAGGACGGCCGTTCCATGCTCATCCTTCCCCCACGTTCCGGCCTGATCCGCCTCGTCGTCAGCGCCGGTTTCCTCGCCGCCTTCACGAGCTTCGCCTCCGCTCAGTCGACGTCGAACCGCCAGGAGGCCCAGCCCTCCACCAAGGACGCGACCCCCGCCACCCCAGCCGACGAGGCCTCCAAGGATTCGACCGCCCAGAAGAACGCGCCCGCCAAGGAACCCGAGCACGTCTACAAGACGGACGAGGAGTGGCGACGGCTTCTCACCCACGACCAGTATCTGGTGACTCGGATGAAGGCCACGGAGCCCGCCTTCTCGGGGCGCTACGCGACCGGCCACTACAAGGGGACGTTCCTCTGCGTCTGCTGCGGGGCGAAGCTGTTCGACTCGCAGACCAAGTTCGATTCCGGCACCGGATGGCCCAGCTTCTGGCGGCCCGCCACCGCGAAGGCCCTTGAACAGGCCTACGATCGCAGCGAGGCGGAACTCCGGGTCGAGGTCACCTGCGCCCGCTGCGGTGCGCACCTTGGGCACGTCTTCAACGACGGCCCAGCGCCAACGGGTCTGCGCTACTGCATCAACTCGCTGGCCATCAAGCTGGATTCCGAGCCGGTCCGGCCGACGTCCGCCTCGCGGCGGGCGCCGAACCGGAAGCGATCGACGCAGACCCGCGACGCCCGCGCTGAGTCTCCTGAGGCCACCGCGCCTCCCGAGGACGACGCGAAACCGAAGAACCCGGCCTGACCGGCGCGCGATCAGTTCGACCGACGCCGGATCGCCTCGAACCGAGGCTCCAGCCAGGCGATCAGGTCGCGGGCGTACTCGCCGGGTTCGGGGTCGAACTCCAGCGTGTGGCAGCCGTCGGGATACTCGATGACCTCCCGATCCGTCGCCGCCAGCCGGTCGAAGTAGCGGCGAGTCCGGTCGTTGTCGACGATCCGGTCCCTGCCGCCGAGCATCAACAGCGTCGGCTGGCGGATCTTGCTCGGCGACCGCTTGATCCGACGGTCGATGAGGAAGCTGGCGAGCAGCAGTCCGGCGGTGGCCTGTCGAAGTCCCAGCGGGTCGTTCCGGATGAACTCCTGGCCGGCGGGATCGTCCGTGAAAAGGGCCGGATCGGCGAGAGGGATCGGGAACGTCTTGCGGCGGTTGGTGAAGACCGCGTGGGCGATGCGAAGCTTCTCGCCGAACGTCACCCCCACCTGGGGCTCCAGTCCAGGACAGATGAGAGCCAGGGCGTCGACCAACTCCGGCCGCTTGGCGGCGGTCAGGACGGCAATTTTCCCCCCCCAACTGATCCCCGCCAGGGCGACGGGGAGGTTGGGGGTCTCCTTGCGAACCTGCTGGATCCACTCGGCGATGTCGTCGACCAGGCGATGACCGGAAGGCGTGTGCCCTCGGTCGCGTTGATTGGGACCCGAGCCGCGACGGTTCGGGAACGAGACGTGGTACCCCGCCTCCGCGATCCGGCTCCCCAGCCCGTTGTACCACCCCGAATGGCTCTGGACGCCGTGCAGGACGACCACGATCCCGCGCGGAGTACCCACGGCAGCCCGTCGCGCGACGTGAAACGGATAGCCGTCGGAGGTGGTGAAGGTCAACTCCTCGGCCGCGACCTCAGGCATGATCGATCTCCCGGGTCTGGGTCGTCATCGCGGCGAGCAGGTCGGGATCGACGTTCACGCCCAGGCCGGGCCCAACGAACGGCGCTGCCCGACCGCCGTAGCCGAATGTCAGGTCGTCAGTCGTCAGGTTGGACCGAAGGATGTGGCGGTCGTATGAGCCTTCCAGATAACGGATGCCGTCGACCCGACTGGCGACGTGCCGGCCGGCCGCGGAGAGGATCGCCGTCTCTCCAGGATGGCAGCCTAGTTGGACTCCCAGCCCATGTCGTCGGGCCAGGCCGATCAACCGCAACGAGGGCAGAATCCCGCCGCATTTGGACAGGCGGACGTTGAAGAAGTCGGTCGTCTTGCGCTCGATCGCCGCGAGGCCGTCCGGCCAGCCGCAGAGCGACTCGTCGAGCATCACCGGAACGCCTAACCGGGGGCGAAGCTCTGTCAGAGCGTCGACCTCGGCGTGCGCAACGGGCTGTTCGAGCAGCGACGGCCGGTAACGGAGCAGGGGGGCGACCTTCTCAACCAACTCGTCGGCGCGCCAGGCCTCGTTGGCGTCGATCCGGATATCGACCCGCCGACCCAGGATGCGCCGGAGGGTTTCCATCCGACGGGGGTCGTCTTGCCCAGCGACGCCGACCTTCGCCTTCACGTCGCGAAAGCCGTACACGCGGAACTTGATCGCAGAGATGATCTCCTTGCGCCGCGACTCGGCCGTGATCGCCGCGCTGTAGCGGACGGGGCCAGGTTTGGCTCGCCGTTCCAGGCCCTCGGCGGTCGCTAACGCGACGGCCTCGCCGATCGACGCGCCGAACGATCGGCTGTAGGCGTCGAGCACCGCGAGTTCCAGGGCGCAGCGAGCGGCGTTTCCGCGCATGCCGCGGGGGTCGTCGTCGATCTCAGGCAGGCTCAGGCGTTCGACGGTTGCGACGACGTCGGCGAACGAGGAGGGGCGACCGAGTCGTCGGGGCCAATCGCACCGGGCGACGGCGTCGACGGCGGTTTCGATCGTTTCGCCGGTGACGTACTCGCGAGGCACCCCCTCGCCGTATCCCGTCGAGCCGTCGTCCAGATCCACTTGCACGATCAGGTTGGCGCTCGAGGTCCGCTCGTGCGAGGCGTGCTTGACCGGCTTCTTGAGCGGCACCTCCACGCGATGCAGCACGAGTCGGCGGATCGCAGGGCCTCCGCGGGTGGGGCGGGCGGCGGCGATGGGCGGGGCAGCGGACGGATCGGCCAAGGGGGTCTCCCGGCCGCCAGGCTTGGAACGGCGGCCGCATCCAGCCTAACACATCCCCGGCCGGGGCGTCGATTTCGGGGGGCTCTGACGGTCGCGCCCCTCGTTCGCATACAATTCGGTCATGGTACAATTGATCGAGGCCGCGGCGAACGACGCGGATCGAGTCGAGGAGGGGATCGTGAGCGACCTGTTCTGGCCGGCGGTCTTCCTGACGCTGGGATTGCTGCTGATGAGCCTGGAATTGTTCGTCCCCTCGGGCGGGCTCATCGGCGTCGGCGCAATCGTCTGCCTGGGGTTGGGGCTGTGGAACGCCTTCCAATCGTCGCGACGGTTGGGGATGGTTTTTCTGCTGGTCGACTTCGTCGTGGTCCCGACCGCGGCGGTTGCGGCGCTCCGGCTGTGGGTGCGTTCTCCCTTCGGCCGCAAGCTGGCCCTGACGCCTCCCCGGCCCGACGAGATCGACGTCTCGCACGCCCACGCCTCGGCGGAAGATCTGGTGGGCTCTGTCGGAAGGGCGTTGACGCCCCTTCATCCTTGCGGCCACGTCCAGGTCGGCGGCCGCCGCCACGACGGCATTTCCGAGTCCGGGTTGATCGCCGCAGGAGCGCGAATTTGCGTCGTCCGCGTCCGCTCCGGTCAACTCGTCGTCCGATCGATCGAGTCGCCGGCCGCGGAGGAGCGGCCCGAGACGAATGGGGATCCGTCCCCCTCACCCCTGGACCTCGGCGCCGGGCTCTGAGCCCGCTCGCGCCCCGTACCACTCCGAGGACCTGATCTCCATGACTGCCATGATTCTCGCTCAGGCCAACGCCCCCTCAACGGTCAGCACCTTCTTCTGGATCGGGGTCTTCACGCTCGGCGTGATCGCCCTGCTGGGCGGGATCTTCATCACCAAGTACTTCAACCTCTGGATCCAGGCGTTCTTGACGCACGCCAACGTCAGCATCGTGGATCTGGTCGGGATGTCGTTCCGCAAGGTGAACCCGAACATCATCGTCCGGTCCAAGATCATGGCCTATCAGGCTGGACTGACGGAGAAGGACGGCCTGACGACTCGGGCCCTGGAATCCCACTACCTGGCCGGCGGCAACGTCCCCAACGTGGTCCGAGCCCTGATCGCGGCCAATCGGGCCGACATCCCGCTTTCGTACAAGCAGGCGACGGCCATCGACCTCGCCGGCCGCAACGTGCTGGAAGCCGTGCAGACGAGCGTCAATCCCAAGGTCATCCCGTGCCCCGACCCCACACAGGGGAGGAACACCATCGACGGCGTCGCCCGCAACGGCATCCAACTCAAGGTGAAGGCCAAGGTGACCGTCCGGACGAACCTCGACCGTCTCGTGGGCGGGGCGACCGACGAGACGATCATCGCCCGCGTCGGCGAGGGCATCGTCAACGCGATCGGGTCAGCCGACACGCATCTCCAGGTCCTCGAGAAGCCGGACTCGATCTCCAAGCGCGTGCTCGACAAGGGGCTGGACGCCGGGACCGCGTACGAGATCCTCTCGATCGACATCGCCGACATCGACGTCGGCGACAACATCGGCGCCAATCTCCAGGCCCTTCAGGCCGAGGCGGACACCCGCGTCGCTCGAGCCAAGGCCGAAGAGCGTCGGGCCTTCGCCGTCGCCAAGGAGCAGGAGATGCAGGCCGCCGTTCAGGAGAACCGCGCGAAGGTCGTGGAGGCCGAGGCCGAAGTCCCGCTGGCGATCGCCGAGGCCTTTCGCCAGGGCCATCTGGGCGTCAGCGACTACTACAACCTGAAGAACGTCCAGGCCGACACCGACATGCGTACGGCCATCGCCGGGACCGGATCGGGAAGCAACGCCGCCCGTCAGACCGCCGGAACGCCCCAGTGACCCTGGGCGTACCACGCCCCCGCTCGATCGCGGAGCCCGTCCATGCGGATGATTGAAGCCCTCTCCCAGTTCATCGTCCCGTTGATCTTCCTGATCGTCTGGGCGATTACGTCGCTGCTGAACCGCGACAGCCAACCGCTTCCCCAGCGGCCCAACCGCCCTGGGGCGGGCCCGGGAGGGGCTGGCTCGAACCGGCGGCGGGACGCCCTCACCGCCTCCAAGGCGGAGGACGACGAGCCGGCCGTCGCCGACTCTTCCCCACCGAGACGGCCGGGGCTCGCTCCGTTCGACGCCAGGACTCAGGGCCGACCGTTACAGGCGCCGACTCGGCCTACGTCGCCGCGGTCGAACCGCCCGAACGGGGCGACCGGCGACGACGAGGTCGTGTTCATCGAGTCCGCCCGACGTTCCATCGGCGGCTCCGCCTCGCCTCCGTCGCCCCGCAAGCCGGCTCGGGGTCGTCGAGCCGAGCCAACTCCCGCGCGAACCCGACGCGGCGAGCCTGTGACGCAGCGAGCCCTCTCGGAGCAGGTCGGCCAGTCGCTCGCCCAGAATCGAAGCCAGCCGCTGGGCCTCTCGCCGATCAGCGCGAACCTGTCGAGCCTGTCGAGCGCTTCGCTCCGCGACGCCTCGTCCACCGCCGCGAGGGTCACACCAAACGCCGCCCCCCCCGCGCTCTCGGCGGCCGAAGTGCGCCGGATGATGGCCGACGGAGCCCGCCTCCGCGAGATGGCCGTCCTCGTCGAGTTGCTTCAACCCCCCGTCAGCCGTCGGCCTCGCCGGCTCGGGTGAATCGTAGCGGATTCGCATGAAGCCCGGCGCGTGACGATCGCGCCGGGCTCGGCTCGCTCCGCGTTAAGAGGGTGTAGGAAATCGCTCCAGGGGGAGCGTCGACGCGCCGATAAACGAGTCTGGCCCGGGAAACCTTTCTCGGCCGCAGGTTGCCAACGGCGTGGCGCCTTTCCGCTCCTTGGGGCGGGCATCTCCATGGATGGAGCGCGTTCGATTCTCGGACGCTTACTCGAACACGAATCCATAGCGATCCCCCGTCGACGAGGAGGTGCGATGACTTCCCACCGACCCGCCCTGCGCCTCGTTCGCCTCGGCGCTTTGCTCGCGCTGGCGGCGGCGATGCCGAATCGGCCCACATTCGGACAAGAGCCTCTGGACGCTCCCGTCTCCTGGCGGACCGACTATGGGTCTGCGCTGGAAGAGGCCCGCGCGGCGGATCGGTTGCTGTGGATTCAGTTCACCGGCTCCTGGTGCCCGAACTGCGTCCGGATGGAGCACGACAGTTTCGGCCACCCCGCCGTGGTCGCCCGCACACGGTCCGAGTTCGTCGCGGTCAAACTCCAGGCCGACGTCTATCAGGACCTCGCTCTGGGCTTCAACCTGTCCGGCCTGCCAGCCAGCGTGATCGTCGACCCGTCGCGGAACGTGCTGGCCGTCTACCAGGGATACCTGGGGCCGGACGATCTTGACGCTCTGCTCGGCCGCGCGGTCGCACTCCACACGCCGAAGGTCAATCCCGAGGACGTCGTCGACGCTCCCCGGTTGGCCTCGGCCTTCATCGGTCCGGACGACCTCTCCAACCCGCCGGAAGTCCCCGACGAGTTTGCCATCGTCGTGGCAAGGCCGATCAAGAAGGAGGAGCACGCCGCCCTCTCCGGCTACTGTCCGGTCAGCCTTGTGGCGGAGAAGAAGCTGATCGAGGGCCAGGCGGAATACGCGGTCTCGCACGAAGGTCGCATCTACCGGTTCGCCAGCCTTGTGACGTTCAACCTCTTCCGTCGCGACCCCGAGCGTTACGTCCCCGCCAACGACGGCCGCTGCCCCGTCGAACAGATGGACAAGGGCCTCGAAGCCGCCGGCGATCCTCGCTTCGGCGCCCTGTACAAGGGCCGGCTCTACCTCTGCTCCTCCAGGGAGGATCGGGCTCAGTTTCTCAAGGAGCCCTCGCGCTACGCGACCGTCGGCGTTGAGGACGGGGGCAACTGCCCGCATTGCCTCGCCGAGGGAGGAACCACGGTTCCCGGCGACCCTCGTTACAGCCTGTCTCAGGGGGGACGACGGTTCTGGTTCCCCGACGACGCCCACCGTAGCGCGTTCATGTCGCTGGCTCCGTCGACGACCATCCGCCGTTAAGCTCTGGCATTCCGTTTGCTCCATGGGCCGAGTCGTGATTCCAGCAGGGCGAGGACGAGGCGCGAGCATATGGACGCGACGACGCGACGTTTCCGTTCCGCGATGGATCTGGGGGGACTGACCCTCCGCGAGGCGCTTCGACGGACCTGGATCAAGCTCCAGGAGCACGAGCTTCTGACTCGCGCGGCGGCGATCACGTTCTATGCAGTCGCATCGTTGGTCCCCTTTCTCGGTCTGTT
This genomic window from Paludisphaera rhizosphaerae contains:
- a CDS encoding thioredoxin family protein, whose product is MTSHRPALRLVRLGALLALAAAMPNRPTFGQEPLDAPVSWRTDYGSALEEARAADRLLWIQFTGSWCPNCVRMEHDSFGHPAVVARTRSEFVAVKLQADVYQDLALGFNLSGLPASVIVDPSRNVLAVYQGYLGPDDLDALLGRAVALHTPKVNPEDVVDAPRLASAFIGPDDLSNPPEVPDEFAIVVARPIKKEEHAALSGYCPVSLVAEKKLIEGQAEYAVSHEGRIYRFASLVTFNLFRRDPERYVPANDGRCPVEQMDKGLEAAGDPRFGALYKGRLYLCSSREDRAQFLKEPSRYATVGVEDGGNCPHCLAEGGTTVPGDPRYSLSQGGRRFWFPDDAHRSAFMSLAPSTTIRR